Proteins co-encoded in one Streptococcus pyogenes genomic window:
- a CDS encoding alpha-mannosidase: MATKKVHIISHSHWDREWYMAYEQHHMRLINLIDDLLEVFQTDPDFHSFHLDGQTIILDDYLKVRPEREPEIRQAIASGKLRIGPFYILQDDFLTSSESNVRNMLIGKEDCDRWGASVPLGYFPDTFGNMGQTPQLMLKAGLQAAAFGRGIRPTGFNNQVDTSEKYSSQFSEISWQGPDNSRILGLLFANWYSNGNEIPTTEAEARLFWDKKLADAERFASTKHLLMMNGCDHQPVQLDVTKAIALANQLYPDYEFVHSCFEDYLADLADDLPENLSTVQGEITSQETDGWYTLANTASARIYLKQANTRVSRQLENITEPLAAMAYEVTSTYPHDQLRYAWKTLMQNHPHDSICGCSVDSVHREMMTRFEKAYEVGHYLAKEAAKQIADAIDTRDFPMDSQPFVLFNTSGHSKTSVAELSLTWKKYHFGQRFPKEVYQEAQEYLARLSQSFQIIDTSGQVRPEAEILGTSIAFDYDLPKRSFREPYFAIKVRLRLPITLPAMSWKTLALKLGNETTPSETVSLYDDSNQCLENGFLKVMIQTDGRLTITDKQSGLIYQDLLRFEDCGDIGNEYISRQPNHDQPFYADQGTIKLNIISNTAQVAELEIQQTFAIPISADKLLQAEMEAVIDITERQARRSQEKAELTLTTLIRMEKNNPRLQFTTRFDNQMTNHRLRVLFPTHLKTDHHLADSIFETVKRPNHPDATFWKNPSNPQHQECFVSLFDGENGVTIGNYGLNEYEILPDTNTIAITLLRSVGEMGDWGYFPTPEAQCLGKHSLSYSFESITKQTQFASYWRAQEGQVPVITTQTNQHEGTLAAEYSYLTGTNDQVALTAFKRRLADNALITRSYNLSNDKTCDFSLSLPNYNAKVTNLLEKDSKQSTPSQLGKAEILTLAWKKQ; encoded by the coding sequence ATGGCAACTAAAAAAGTACATATTATTTCACACAGTCACTGGGATCGCGAGTGGTACATGGCTTACGAACAACACCACATGCGTCTGATTAACTTAATAGATGACCTGTTAGAAGTTTTTCAAACGGATCCTGATTTTCATAGTTTTCATTTGGATGGGCAAACCATTATCCTAGATGATTATTTAAAAGTACGCCCCGAACGAGAACCTGAGATTAGACAAGCCATTGCTTCGGGAAAACTCCGTATCGGACCTTTCTATATCTTACAGGACGATTTTTTGACCAGCAGTGAATCCAATGTGCGCAATATGCTGATTGGTAAGGAAGATTGTGACAGATGGGGCGCTAGTGTGCCACTTGGTTATTTTCCTGATACCTTTGGAAATATGGGACAAACACCACAGCTGATGTTAAAAGCCGGCCTACAAGCTGCTGCCTTTGGTCGTGGCATTCGTCCAACTGGATTTAACAATCAGGTGGATACCAGTGAAAAATACAGCTCCCAATTCTCTGAAATCAGTTGGCAAGGCCCAGATAACAGTCGTATTCTTGGACTCCTCTTCGCCAACTGGTACAGCAATGGCAATGAGATCCCGACAACAGAAGCTGAGGCGCGTCTTTTTTGGGATAAAAAACTTGCTGATGCCGAACGCTTCGCCTCAACCAAGCACCTTCTGATGATGAACGGGTGTGATCATCAACCCGTACAACTTGATGTCACCAAGGCAATCGCCTTAGCCAACCAACTCTATCCTGACTACGAATTTGTGCATTCCTGCTTTGAAGATTACTTGGCTGATCTCGCAGATGATTTACCAGAGAACCTTTCAACCGTCCAAGGAGAGATTACCAGTCAAGAAACCGATGGCTGGTATACCCTAGCTAACACGGCTTCTGCTCGTATTTACCTCAAACAGGCTAATACCAGAGTCTCTCGCCAACTCGAAAACATCACCGAACCCTTAGCAGCAATGGCTTATGAGGTAACAAGTACCTACCCTCACGACCAACTGCGTTACGCTTGGAAAACCCTCATGCAAAATCACCCTCATGATTCTATCTGTGGTTGTAGTGTTGATAGCGTTCATCGGGAAATGATGACGCGCTTTGAAAAAGCCTATGAAGTCGGACACTATTTAGCAAAAGAAGCTGCTAAGCAAATTGCTGACGCCATTGATACCAGGGATTTTCCAATGGATAGCCAACCCTTCGTCTTATTTAATACCAGCGGCCATTCCAAAACAAGTGTTGCTGAGCTCAGCCTGACCTGGAAAAAATATCATTTTGGCCAACGCTTTCCTAAAGAGGTTTACCAAGAAGCTCAAGAATATTTGGCAAGACTCTCCCAATCTTTCCAAATTATTGACACTAGTGGACAAGTGAGACCCGAAGCAGAAATTTTAGGCACAAGCATCGCTTTTGACTACGATTTGCCCAAGAGATCCTTCCGCGAACCTTATTTCGCCATCAAAGTGAGATTACGGCTACCAATAACTCTCCCAGCCATGTCTTGGAAAACCTTAGCATTAAAGCTAGGAAATGAAACAACTCCTTCAGAAACCGTTTCCCTCTACGATGACAGTAATCAGTGCCTTGAAAATGGGTTTCTAAAAGTTATGATACAAACCGATGGTCGTCTAACCATCACCGATAAACAATCTGGACTAATCTATCAAGACCTGTTGCGGTTTGAAGATTGTGGCGATATTGGAAATGAATATATTTCTCGCCAGCCAAATCATGACCAACCTTTCTATGCGGATCAAGGGACCATCAAGCTTAACATCATTAGCAACACCGCTCAAGTTGCTGAACTTGAAATCCAGCAAACCTTTGCCATTCCTATCTCCGCAGATAAGCTCTTACAGGCTGAGATGGAGGCTGTCATTGACATCACAGAACGCCAAGCAAGACGTTCACAAGAAAAGGCTGAGCTAACCTTAACAACCCTTATCCGCATGGAGAAAAATAATCCTCGCCTCCAATTCACCACACGTTTTGATAACCAAATGACTAATCATCGCTTGCGCGTCCTATTCCCAACGCACCTTAAAACAGACCATCATCTAGCTGACAGTATTTTTGAAACTGTCAAACGTCCAAATCATCCAGATGCCACCTTTTGGAAGAATCCAAGTAACCCACAGCACCAAGAATGCTTTGTGAGTCTCTTTGATGGTGAAAATGGAGTCACTATTGGTAACTATGGCCTCAACGAATATGAGATCTTACCAGATACCAACACCATTGCCATCACTCTCTTACGTTCTGTTGGCGAAATGGGCGACTGGGGTTACTTCCCAACACCTGAAGCCCAGTGTCTTGGCAAACACAGCCTTTCTTATAGTTTTGAAAGCATCACTAAGCAAACACAATTTGCCAGCTACTGGCGAGCTCAAGAAGGCCAAGTCCCTGTTATTACCACACAAACAAACCAACACGAGGGAACATTAGCCGCAGAATATAGCTATTTGACGGGTACAAACGACCAAGTTGCCCTCACAGCTTTCAAACGTCGCTTAGCAGACAATGCCCTTATCACGCGCAGCTATAATCTCTCAAACGATAAAACTTGTGACTTTAGCCTAAGCCTGCCAAACTACAATGCCAAGGTCACTAATTTGTTAGAAAAAGACAGCAAGCAAAGCACACCCAGCCAACTTGGCAAAGCGGAAATTTTAACTCTAGCTTGGAAGAAACAATAA
- the rocA gene encoding transcriptional regulator RocA yields MLEDFLQFLGFIFLDIIEIMLTLKLFSFVSAIPLRLKNIFYLSLSMVLFQVVFWAFFPDHFILDVVMLAQFLFFALIALYYGKSIKAKFLMFYAFFPLVSISLVKRFIVFFVMPLFGMPYSVVKHNTLLIYSITCFSIFLIYRCIQVFHFDFSTWRQYFQSHRASKLLVFTNSSMALYYLCVQGIDVMSPSLSGLATTTARSIIVLFYFILFLTLLIHLERYVKQNSIEAIVQQKEYRELINYSQHLGLLYQDIQELRRLLTTVSSRLKIGIEQNDISIVRLTYEGILNAEKNNAKDDRLDLTCLDKLQVEAIRHIVLAKLIEAKNKKLKVEVSIPNCIATFFLEVVDFTKLLSFLLDNAIEMSLETKQPCLSIAFLDQNHKLVIVIQSSTKQGQDDSQSVFAIPALKKRDDWQFDLRNVTTILNRYDYLTISSQIHDGILTQLIEIAKPD; encoded by the coding sequence ATGTTAGAAGATTTTCTTCAATTTTTAGGATTTATATTTTTAGATATTATTGAAATTATGTTAACGTTAAAGCTTTTTAGCTTTGTAAGTGCAATTCCGCTTCGCCTGAAAAATATTTTTTATTTATCACTTAGTATGGTTTTGTTTCAAGTAGTTTTTTGGGCTTTCTTTCCAGACCATTTCATTCTTGATGTTGTGATGTTGGCTCAGTTTCTTTTCTTTGCGCTTATAGCCCTATACTATGGTAAATCAATAAAAGCTAAGTTTTTAATGTTTTATGCCTTTTTTCCACTAGTGTCTATTAGTTTGGTTAAGCGATTTATTGTATTTTTTGTTATGCCATTGTTTGGTATGCCTTATTCAGTTGTTAAACATAATACACTACTGATTTACAGCATTACTTGTTTTAGTATTTTTTTGATTTATCGCTGCATTCAAGTTTTTCATTTCGATTTTTCAACCTGGCGCCAATATTTTCAATCACATAGAGCTAGTAAACTATTAGTGTTTACTAACTCTTCGATGGCTCTATATTACTTGTGTGTCCAAGGGATAGATGTGATGTCGCCTTCTTTATCAGGACTTGCTACAACGACTGCTCGTTCAATCATAGTGCTCTTTTATTTCATTTTGTTTCTTACTTTATTAATTCATTTAGAGCGTTATGTAAAACAAAACTCTATTGAGGCAATTGTGCAACAAAAAGAATATCGTGAGCTGATTAATTATAGTCAGCACCTTGGATTGCTGTATCAAGATATTCAAGAGCTTAGGCGGCTATTAACTACCGTGTCTAGTCGTCTTAAGATTGGAATCGAACAAAATGATATCTCTATTGTGAGACTTACTTATGAAGGTATCTTGAATGCTGAAAAGAATAATGCTAAAGATGACAGACTTGATTTAACTTGTTTAGATAAATTACAAGTTGAAGCAATCAGACATATTGTTTTAGCTAAATTAATTGAGGCAAAAAATAAGAAGCTTAAGGTTGAGGTATCGATCCCTAATTGTATTGCAACGTTTTTTCTAGAAGTAGTAGATTTCACTAAGCTATTGTCATTTTTGTTAGATAATGCTATAGAAATGAGTTTGGAGACAAAGCAACCTTGCTTATCAATAGCATTTCTGGATCAAAACCATAAACTTGTCATAGTCATTCAAAGCAGTACTAAACAAGGACAAGATGATAGTCAAAGCGTGTTTGCTATACCGGCTTTGAAAAAAAGAGATGACTGGCAATTTGACTTAAGGAATGTCACGACCATTTTAAATCGTTATGACTATCTCACAATTAGCTCGCAGATTCATGATGGCATTTTAACCCAGTTAATAGAAATAGCTAAGCCTGACTGA
- the rlmD gene encoding 23S rRNA (uracil(1939)-C(5))-methyltransferase RlmD, with translation MVVKVKQKIPLKIKRMGINGEGIGFYQKTLVFVPGALKGEDIFCQITAVKRNFAEAKLLTVNKASKNRVKPACSVYETCGGCQIMHLAYPKQLDFKDDVIRQALKKFKPTGYEQFEIRPTLGMKKPDHYRAKLQFQLRSFGGTVKAGLFSQGSHRLVPIDNCLVQDQLTQDIINKITQLVDKYKLPIYNERKIAGIRTIMVRKAQASDQVQIIVVSSKEVRLANFIGELTKAFPQVKTVALNSNRSKSSEIYGDETEILWGQEAIHEEVLDYGFALSPRAFYQLNPQQTEVLYGEVVKALDVGSKDHIIDAYCGVGSIGFAFAGKVKSVRGMDIIPEAIEDAQKNAKAMGFDNAYYEAGKAEDIISKWYKQGYRADAVIVDPPRTGLDDKLLKTILHYQPKQMVYVSCNTSTLARDLVQLTKVYDVHYIQSVDMFPHTARTEAVVKLQKRV, from the coding sequence ATGGTCGTAAAGGTTAAACAGAAAATTCCTTTAAAAATTAAGCGAATGGGAATTAACGGTGAGGGGATTGGTTTTTATCAGAAAACTTTGGTATTTGTCCCTGGTGCTTTAAAGGGAGAAGATATTTTTTGCCAAATCACGGCGGTTAAACGGAATTTTGCAGAGGCCAAACTGTTAACGGTAAACAAGGCTTCTAAGAATCGTGTCAAACCAGCTTGTTCTGTTTATGAAACTTGTGGTGGTTGCCAAATCATGCATCTAGCCTATCCTAAACAGCTAGATTTCAAAGATGATGTGATTAGGCAGGCCCTTAAAAAGTTCAAACCAACTGGCTATGAACAATTTGAGATTAGACCGACTTTAGGAATGAAAAAGCCAGATCACTATCGGGCCAAATTGCAGTTTCAGCTGCGGTCATTTGGCGGGACGGTCAAGGCTGGTTTATTTTCCCAGGGAAGTCATCGCTTGGTTCCTATTGACAATTGCTTGGTACAGGATCAACTAACGCAAGATATTATCAATAAGATTACGCAGTTAGTGGACAAGTACAAGTTGCCCATTTACAATGAGCGCAAGATTGCTGGGATTCGGACGATAATGGTTCGTAAGGCACAGGCTAGTGATCAGGTACAGATTATTGTTGTGAGTAGCAAAGAAGTTAGGTTAGCGAATTTCATTGGCGAATTGACTAAGGCATTTCCTCAGGTTAAAACGGTTGCCTTGAATAGTAATCGTTCTAAATCGAGTGAGATTTATGGGGACGAAACGGAAATTCTATGGGGACAAGAGGCGATTCATGAAGAAGTTTTAGACTATGGATTTGCGTTATCACCGAGAGCTTTTTACCAACTTAATCCACAGCAGACAGAAGTTTTGTATGGTGAGGTGGTGAAGGCCTTGGATGTAGGGAGCAAAGATCATATTATTGATGCCTATTGTGGGGTTGGCTCGATTGGCTTTGCTTTTGCAGGGAAGGTCAAGTCTGTGCGGGGGATGGATATTATCCCAGAAGCGATTGAAGATGCACAAAAAAATGCCAAAGCCATGGGCTTTGACAACGCTTACTATGAGGCAGGGAAGGCAGAGGATATTATTTCTAAATGGTATAAACAAGGTTACCGCGCGGATGCCGTCATTGTGGACCCACCAAGAACTGGTTTAGATGATAAATTATTAAAAACGATTCTTCATTACCAGCCTAAACAGATGGTTTATGTGTCTTGTAATACCTCCACTTTGGCCCGCGACTTGGTGCAGCTAACAAAGGTTTACGATGTTCACTATATCCAAAGTGTAGACATGTTCCCCCATACAGCTAGGACCGAGGCTGTCGTGAAGTTACAAAAACGTGTATGA
- the sda3 gene encoding streptodornase Sda3, producing MSKSNRRTWQGLVVILIAILTTFTTSTVTAARKIRNFPDTTEILLGTKATETPGILPFTGSYQLVLGDLDNLQRPTFAHIQLKDQDEPNIKRKGLKFNPPGWHNYKLTDANGKTTWLMDRGHLVGYQFSGLNDEPKNLVTMTKYLNTGFSDKNPLGMLYYENRLDSWLALHPNFWLDYKVTPVYHKNELVPRQVVLQYVGIDENGDLLQIKLGSEKESVDNFGVTSVTLDNVSPLAELDYQTGMMLDSTQNEEDSNLETEEFEEAA from the coding sequence ATGTCTAAATCAAATCGTCGTACTTGGCAAGGTTTAGTTGTTATTTTAATAGCTATTCTCACCACTTTTACCACAAGTACTGTTACGGCAGCCAGAAAAATTAGAAATTTCCCTGATACCACGGAAATTTTGTTAGGAACGAAGGCGACTGAGACACCAGGAATCTTACCATTCACTGGTAGCTACCAATTAGTTTTGGGCGATCTTGACAATCTGCAAAGGCCAACCTTCGCACACATCCAGCTAAAAGATCAAGATGAGCCTAATATTAAACGAAAAGGACTTAAATTCAATCCTCCTGGCTGGCATAATTACAAATTGACTGACGCTAATGGAAAAACAACTTGGTTAATGGACCGTGGCCATTTAGTTGGTTACCAATTTAGCGGCTTAAATGACGAGCCTAAAAACCTAGTTACAATGACAAAATATCTTAATACTGGCTTTAGTGACAAAAATCCTTTAGGAATGCTCTATTATGAAAATAGATTAGATAGCTGGTTAGCTCTACACCCTAACTTCTGGCTAGACTATAAAGTTACTCCTGTTTATCATAAAAATGAGTTAGTTCCTCGCCAAGTAGTTCTACAGTATGTTGGAATTGATGAAAATGGAGATCTACTTCAAATTAAGTTAGGTAGTGAAAAAGAAAGTGTAGACAACTTTGGAGTAACATCAGTTACATTAGATAACGTATCTCCTTTAGCTGAATTGGATTACCAAACAGGAATGATGCTAGATTCAACTCAAAACGAAGAAGATAGTAATTTAGAAACCGAAGAGTTTGAAGAAGCGGCTTAA
- a CDS encoding Panacea domain-containing protein: MHALFVANYIIEYSNKKGYKINNLKLQKLLYFVNVRNILENGAPLFEESMEKWKYGPVVPDVYHEYKRFGAFSISTDEMIMEYVEFSVSPFGELSDLEITEYDSQKVENTQLIENTVDALHGFGPFELVDITHDHTPWKKYEDRIMDGVQGIKYTIEEIKDFFGHNPGAKIWVQ; this comes from the coding sequence ATGCATGCGTTATTTGTTGCAAATTATATAATTGAGTATTCAAATAAAAAAGGCTACAAAATTAATAACCTTAAATTGCAAAAATTATTATACTTCGTTAATGTAAGAAACATTCTTGAAAATGGAGCTCCGCTTTTTGAAGAGAGTATGGAAAAGTGGAAGTATGGACCGGTTGTTCCTGATGTCTATCATGAATATAAACGTTTTGGAGCTTTTTCCATTTCTACAGACGAGATGATTATGGAATATGTTGAATTCAGCGTCAGCCCATTCGGGGAGTTATCTGACTTAGAGATAACTGAATATGACTCACAAAAAGTAGAGAATACTCAATTGATTGAGAATACAGTTGATGCTCTGCATGGGTTCGGTCCGTTCGAACTTGTTGATATTACTCACGACCATACACCTTGGAAAAAGTATGAGGATAGAATAATGGACGGTGTCCAAGGAATTAAATATACAATCGAAGAAATAAAAGACTTTTTTGGACATAATCCAGGGGCTAAAATATGGGTACAATAG
- a CDS encoding glucosaminidase domain-containing protein, with translation MAFLDKIKSAVIAEWHTHKILPSLTTAQAILESGWGKHAPHNALFGIKADSSWTGKSFNTKTQEEYQPGIVTDIVDRFRAYDSWDESIADHGQFLVDNPRYEAVVGETDYKKACHAIKEAGYATASGYAELLIQLIEENDLQKWDEEAIVRKEEQMINSQCREVIEFFINLANAGVGVDKDKFAGWQCADVPCYAAKHWFDVDLWGNAIDLLDSAAAVGWEVHRMPTDANPRTGAFFVQSVPYHQFGHTGIVIEDSDGYTMRTVEQNIDGNPDALYVGAPARFNTRDFTGVIGWFYPPYQGDTVTQPVSTEPQTSDTIVETAKTGTFTLDVAEINIRRWPSLASEVVGIYKQGDTVSFDSEGYANGYYWISYVGGLGMRDYLAIGQTDKDGNRISIWGKLN, from the coding sequence ATGGCATTTTTAGACAAAATAAAAAGCGCAGTTATCGCAGAGTGGCACACTCATAAGATTTTGCCATCCTTGACAACTGCTCAAGCTATTTTAGAGAGTGGGTGGGGCAAGCATGCTCCACATAACGCTTTGTTTGGTATCAAGGCAGATAGCTCTTGGACTGGTAAGTCATTTAATACCAAGACACAGGAAGAGTACCAGCCAGGTATTGTTACGGATATTGTAGACAGATTTAGGGCCTATGATAGTTGGGATGAGTCGATAGCTGACCACGGACAATTTTTAGTCGATAATCCACGCTATGAGGCAGTTGTTGGGGAGACTGACTACAAAAAAGCTTGTCATGCTATCAAGGAGGCAGGTTACGCCACAGCTAGTGGCTATGCGGAGCTGTTGATACAACTAATCGAGGAAAATGACCTGCAGAAATGGGATGAAGAGGCTATTGTCAGAAAGGAGGAGCAGATGATTAATTCTCAGTGTCGGGAAGTCATTGAATTTTTTATTAACTTAGCAAACGCTGGCGTTGGCGTGGATAAAGATAAGTTTGCGGGCTGGCAATGTGCAGATGTGCCTTGTTATGCAGCAAAGCACTGGTTCGATGTCGACCTTTGGGGAAATGCGATTGACTTACTAGATAGCGCTGCTGCCGTAGGTTGGGAAGTCCATCGCATGCCAACAGATGCAAATCCACGGACTGGAGCATTCTTTGTCCAATCAGTGCCGTATCACCAATTTGGACATACGGGAATTGTTATCGAGGATAGTGACGGTTACACCATGCGCACTGTCGAGCAAAACATTGATGGCAATCCTGATGCTTTGTATGTCGGTGCACCAGCTCGTTTTAACACTCGTGACTTTACTGGCGTGATAGGTTGGTTTTACCCACCATATCAAGGGGATACAGTCACGCAACCAGTCAGCACCGAGCCGCAAACTTCTGACACTATCGTAGAGACAGCAAAAACAGGCACCTTTACCCTTGATGTTGCAGAGATCAATATCAGACGCTGGCCAAGTCTAGCCAGCGAGGTTGTAGGTATCTACAAGCAAGGTGATACTGTCAGCTTTGATAGCGAGGGCTACGCTAATGGCTATTATTGGATTAGCTATGTTGGAGGCTTAGGTATGCGTGACTACCTAGCTATTGGACAGACTGATAAAGACGGGAACCGCATCAGTATTTGGGGTAAATTAAATTAG
- a CDS encoding phage holin family protein, translating into MIIDLTSLIHLFGDLVRTVEIHVFTLFVCFDIITGLTKGITNKRANSTKGLSGIIKHFLVVLLVYTVYPYLILLGAKPLAVAFVLFFIACYGISIVENWGQLGLPMPSFVRSFFEKLKRDTDQFDIATIKIDKTGVKLEAPQVDLKQKEEE; encoded by the coding sequence ATGATTATTGATTTAACAAGTCTTATTCACCTTTTCGGGGATTTAGTTCGTACCGTCGAAATCCACGTTTTTACACTTTTTGTCTGTTTTGACATTATCACAGGACTGACAAAAGGTATTACTAATAAGAGAGCAAACAGTACAAAAGGGCTATCTGGCATTATTAAACACTTTTTAGTTGTGTTGTTAGTCTATACTGTCTATCCTTACCTAATCTTGCTCGGAGCTAAGCCTTTAGCAGTCGCCTTTGTCCTATTTTTTATCGCCTGTTATGGTATTTCAATCGTAGAAAATTGGGGACAACTAGGTTTGCCAATGCCAAGTTTTGTCAGATCATTTTTCGAAAAGCTCAAACGTGATACAGACCAGTTTGATATTGCGACAATCAAAATTGATAAAACAGGTGTTAAACTCGAGGCGCCACAAGTTGACCTAAAGCAAAAAGAAGAGGAGTAG
- a CDS encoding DUF1617 family protein, translated as MDLTLKNKELNTLYRVLDKIKITNMRANRGRAKLLAKVVDKINEYAKDETDLIDMYAAKDKDDKFVIDEHKNIKLADPAKLDELNDLLNELADEEIVIKGGEYSKRFIDFLNFLEECEDEFTSSEIILIDNILEQFEESKKGE; from the coding sequence ATGGATTTAACATTAAAAAATAAAGAACTCAATACACTATATCGTGTACTAGACAAAATCAAAATCACTAATATGCGTGCTAATCGTGGCCGTGCTAAGCTGCTTGCCAAAGTAGTCGATAAAATCAATGAGTATGCAAAAGATGAGACCGACTTAATTGATATGTATGCAGCTAAGGATAAAGATGACAAATTTGTCATTGATGAGCACAAAAACATCAAGCTAGCAGACCCCGCTAAACTCGACGAGCTCAACGACCTACTCAACGAGCTAGCAGACGAAGAAATTGTGATTAAAGGGGGTGAGTACTCCAAGCGATTTATTGACTTTTTAAACTTTTTAGAAGAGTGTGAAGATGAATTTACATCATCTGAAATCATTCTTATCGACAACATTTTGGAACAATTCGAAGAAAGTAAAAAAGGAGAATAA